Proteins co-encoded in one Populus trichocarpa isolate Nisqually-1 chromosome 10, P.trichocarpa_v4.1, whole genome shotgun sequence genomic window:
- the LOC7460028 gene encoding uncharacterized protein LOC7460028 isoform X2, which translates to MGSDLIRPQVAVHTLVSACCRGFANVVDTLVKCGVDASAIDRVLLRSSKPPLHANVDCNALAAAIVSRQISVVRLLLQVGVGTDMKVRLGAWSWDMDTGEEFRVGAGLAEAYSITWCAVEYFEASGAILRMLLEHLSPNIPHFGRTLIHHAILCSNARAAEVLLNCGADKELPVKTTLKNDLRPVHLAARLGTLKVLEQLVFASCDLNSRTDSGETAIMICARYRQEECLKVLVSAGADLGLVNSAGLSASSIARSARWALGFQQAVVDAIRDGKSAKSSNAAVFSPLKCVVQANAVEALKKLIEQSYIDLDEQDDDGFSAAMTAAANGYIEAFRLLVHAGANIKLQNRFGDTAISLSELNQHGEAIEKVMIEYALKEGYNYSASIHALHRAARRGDLDLVCMLARKGYDVNASDGDGYTPLMLAAREGHGKVCELLISRGAQCDLENERCETALSLAMKNGYKNEAEHVILDELSRQLVLEGNRVKKHIKCGKGAPHYKLLRMVDASGTLRWGKSSKRNVVCKGAEVGPSTKFRWNRRKKLDVEDPGMFHVITTKNREVHFVCEGGVEMAELWVRGIKLITREAIFGKKKE; encoded by the exons ATGGGGTCTGACTTGATACGCCCACAAGTTGCTGTTCATACACTTGTATCTGCATGCTGTCGAGGGTTTGCCAATGTAGTCGACACACTCGTCAAG TGTGGAGTAGATGCCAGTGCAATCGATAGGGTTCTGCTTCGATCATCTAAGCCACCACTTCATGCTAATGTTGACTGTAATGCACTTGCTGCTGCCATTGTTAGTAGACAGATCTCTGTTGTTAGATTGCTGCTGCAG GTTGGAGTTGGGACGGACATGAAGGTGAGACTGGGAGCCTGGTCTTGGGACATGGACACCGGGGAAGAATTCCGAGTTGGTGCAGGACTAGCTGAAGCGTATTCAATCACCTGGTGTGCTGTGGAGTATTTTGAAGCCAGTGGTGCTATATTGCGCATGCTCCTTGAGCACCTCTCTCCTAACATCCCTCACTTTGGGAGAACTCTCATCCACCATGCCATTCTATGCAGTAATGCACGAGCGGCAGAAGTGTTACTAAATTGCGGTGCAGATAAAGAACTTCCAGTGAAAACAACTTTGAAAAATGATTTACGTCCTGTGCATTTAGCTGCACGGCTTGGAACACTGAAAGTTCTTGAACAGCTGGTCTTTGCTAGCTGTGATCTCAACTCTAGAACAGATTCCGGAGAAACTGCCATAATGATATGTGCTAGGTACAGGCAAGAAGAGTGCCTAAAAGTTCTTGTCTCAGCTGGTGCTGATCTTGGTCTGGTTAATTCAGCTGGTCTGTCTGCTAGCTCAATAGCAAGGTCAGCTAGATGGGCTCTTGGCTTTCAGCAAGCTGTGGTAGATGCGATTCGAGACGGGAAGAGTGCCAAGTCAAGCAATGCTGCAGTGTTTTCCCCTTTAAAGTGTGTGGTTCAAGCAAATGCTGTTGAGGCCTTGAAAAAACTTATTGAGCAGTCCTATATTGATCTTGATGAACAAGATGATGATGGATTCTCTGCTGCCATGACTGCAGCAGCTAATGGTTACATCGAGGCTTTCCGGTTGCTTGTCCATGCCGGAGCTAATATAAAGCTTCAAAACAGATTTGGTGACACGGCAATCAGCTTATCAGAGTTAAACCAACATGGCGAGGCAATTGAAAAGGTGATGATAGAGTATGCACTCAAAGAGGGATATAACTATTCCGCCAGCATTCATGCTCTACATCGTGCAGCACGCAGGGGAGACTTAGATTTGGTTTGTATGTTAGCTAGAAAGGGTTACGATGTCAATGCATCTGATGGCGATGGATACACTCCACTAATGCTAGCTGCAAGGGAAGGGCATGGTAAGGTGTGTGAGCTTCTAATCTCTCGTGGGGCTCAATGCGATCTTGAGAATGAAAGATGTGAAACTGCACTGTCTCTTGCAATGAAGAATGGTTATAAAAACGAGGCAGAGCATGTAATATTGGATGAGCTTTCTCGACAACTTGTTCTGGAGGGGAATCGTGTCAAGAAGCACATAAAGTGTGGGAAAGGGGCTCCTCATTACAAATTATTGAGGATGGTAGATGCTTCTGGGACTCTGCGATGGGGAAAGTCAAGCAAGAGAAACGTAGTTTGCAAGGGTGCCGAGGTTGGTCCAAGCACAAAATTCCGCTGGAATCGTCGTAAAAAGCTTGATGTCGAGGACCCAGGAATGTTCCATGTGATAACTACAAAGAACAGGGAGGTGCACTTTGTGTGTGAAGGTGGGGTTGAAATGGCCGAACTGTGGGTGAGGGGAATCAAGCTGATCACGAGAGAAGCCATTTTTGGCAAGAAAAAAGAGTAA
- the LOC7460028 gene encoding uncharacterized protein LOC7460028 isoform X1, translating to MTVFGNSGAVFLAGKQVFPVDYQAEVSQKLVDASHNNDLKLALQCLEDPFVDVNFIGTVSLKSKKTEVLLHDEAAHEVHVEYEEFKTDVTALFLAAHAGNLTLVRKLLSLGANVNQKLFRGYATTAAIREGHLDILDILVKSGASQEACEEALLEASYLGQARPAELLMGSDLIRPQVAVHTLVSACCRGFANVVDTLVKCGVDASAIDRVLLRSSKPPLHANVDCNALAAAIVSRQISVVRLLLQVGVGTDMKVRLGAWSWDMDTGEEFRVGAGLAEAYSITWCAVEYFEASGAILRMLLEHLSPNIPHFGRTLIHHAILCSNARAAEVLLNCGADKELPVKTTLKNDLRPVHLAARLGTLKVLEQLVFASCDLNSRTDSGETAIMICARYRQEECLKVLVSAGADLGLVNSAGLSASSIARSARWALGFQQAVVDAIRDGKSAKSSNAAVFSPLKCVVQANAVEALKKLIEQSYIDLDEQDDDGFSAAMTAAANGYIEAFRLLVHAGANIKLQNRFGDTAISLSELNQHGEAIEKVMIEYALKEGYNYSASIHALHRAARRGDLDLVCMLARKGYDVNASDGDGYTPLMLAAREGHGKVCELLISRGAQCDLENERCETALSLAMKNGYKNEAEHVILDELSRQLVLEGNRVKKHIKCGKGAPHYKLLRMVDASGTLRWGKSSKRNVVCKGAEVGPSTKFRWNRRKKLDVEDPGMFHVITTKNREVHFVCEGGVEMAELWVRGIKLITREAIFGKKKE from the exons ATGACAGTATTTGGGAACTCCGGCGCCGTATTTCTAGCCGGAAAACAGGTGTTTCCAGTTGATTACCAGGCAGAGGTTTCACAGAAACTCGTCGATGCTTCGcataataatgatttaaaactGGCACTTCAGTGTCTTGAAGATCCTTTTGTGGACGTCAACTTCATCGGAACTGTCAGCTTGAAGTCAAAGAAGACTGAAGTCTTGTTGCACGATGAGGCGGCGCATGAAGTTCATGTTGAATACGAGGAGTTCAAGACCGACGTTACTGCTCTCTTCCTCGCTGCTCATGCCGGGAATTTAACACTTGTCAGAAAGCTACTG AGTCTTGGAGCCAATGTAAATCAGAAACTGTTTCGAGGCTATGCCACAACAGCAGCAATAAGGGAGGGGCATTTGGATATATTAGACATACTAGTGAAATCTGGGGCATCTCAGGAGGCATGCGAGGAGGCTTTATTAGAGGCAAGCTACCTTGGGCAGGCCAGGCCTGCAGAGCTGCTCATGGGGTCTGACTTGATACGCCCACAAGTTGCTGTTCATACACTTGTATCTGCATGCTGTCGAGGGTTTGCCAATGTAGTCGACACACTCGTCAAG TGTGGAGTAGATGCCAGTGCAATCGATAGGGTTCTGCTTCGATCATCTAAGCCACCACTTCATGCTAATGTTGACTGTAATGCACTTGCTGCTGCCATTGTTAGTAGACAGATCTCTGTTGTTAGATTGCTGCTGCAG GTTGGAGTTGGGACGGACATGAAGGTGAGACTGGGAGCCTGGTCTTGGGACATGGACACCGGGGAAGAATTCCGAGTTGGTGCAGGACTAGCTGAAGCGTATTCAATCACCTGGTGTGCTGTGGAGTATTTTGAAGCCAGTGGTGCTATATTGCGCATGCTCCTTGAGCACCTCTCTCCTAACATCCCTCACTTTGGGAGAACTCTCATCCACCATGCCATTCTATGCAGTAATGCACGAGCGGCAGAAGTGTTACTAAATTGCGGTGCAGATAAAGAACTTCCAGTGAAAACAACTTTGAAAAATGATTTACGTCCTGTGCATTTAGCTGCACGGCTTGGAACACTGAAAGTTCTTGAACAGCTGGTCTTTGCTAGCTGTGATCTCAACTCTAGAACAGATTCCGGAGAAACTGCCATAATGATATGTGCTAGGTACAGGCAAGAAGAGTGCCTAAAAGTTCTTGTCTCAGCTGGTGCTGATCTTGGTCTGGTTAATTCAGCTGGTCTGTCTGCTAGCTCAATAGCAAGGTCAGCTAGATGGGCTCTTGGCTTTCAGCAAGCTGTGGTAGATGCGATTCGAGACGGGAAGAGTGCCAAGTCAAGCAATGCTGCAGTGTTTTCCCCTTTAAAGTGTGTGGTTCAAGCAAATGCTGTTGAGGCCTTGAAAAAACTTATTGAGCAGTCCTATATTGATCTTGATGAACAAGATGATGATGGATTCTCTGCTGCCATGACTGCAGCAGCTAATGGTTACATCGAGGCTTTCCGGTTGCTTGTCCATGCCGGAGCTAATATAAAGCTTCAAAACAGATTTGGTGACACGGCAATCAGCTTATCAGAGTTAAACCAACATGGCGAGGCAATTGAAAAGGTGATGATAGAGTATGCACTCAAAGAGGGATATAACTATTCCGCCAGCATTCATGCTCTACATCGTGCAGCACGCAGGGGAGACTTAGATTTGGTTTGTATGTTAGCTAGAAAGGGTTACGATGTCAATGCATCTGATGGCGATGGATACACTCCACTAATGCTAGCTGCAAGGGAAGGGCATGGTAAGGTGTGTGAGCTTCTAATCTCTCGTGGGGCTCAATGCGATCTTGAGAATGAAAGATGTGAAACTGCACTGTCTCTTGCAATGAAGAATGGTTATAAAAACGAGGCAGAGCATGTAATATTGGATGAGCTTTCTCGACAACTTGTTCTGGAGGGGAATCGTGTCAAGAAGCACATAAAGTGTGGGAAAGGGGCTCCTCATTACAAATTATTGAGGATGGTAGATGCTTCTGGGACTCTGCGATGGGGAAAGTCAAGCAAGAGAAACGTAGTTTGCAAGGGTGCCGAGGTTGGTCCAAGCACAAAATTCCGCTGGAATCGTCGTAAAAAGCTTGATGTCGAGGACCCAGGAATGTTCCATGTGATAACTACAAAGAACAGGGAGGTGCACTTTGTGTGTGAAGGTGGGGTTGAAATGGCCGAACTGTGGGTGAGGGGAATCAAGCTGATCACGAGAGAAGCCATTTTTGGCAAGAAAAAAGAGTAA
- the LOC7477036 gene encoding NADH dehydrogenase [ubiquinone] flavoprotein 1, mitochondrial, whose translation MAPIRGIFSLQRTALVRQSERLGVGFRSFSTQAPTNAGAPQPPPPPPPPEKTHFGGLKDEDRIFTNVYGLHDPFLKGAMKRGDWYRTKDLVLKGTDWIVNEVKKSGLRGRGGAGFPSGLKWSFMPKTSDGRPSYLVVNADESEPGTCKDREIMRHDPHKLLEGCLIAGVGMRASAAYIYIRGEYVNERINLERARKEAYEAGLLGKNACGSGYDFDVHIHYGAGAYICGEETALLESLEGKQGKPRLKPPFPANSGLYGCPTTVTNVETVAVSPTILRRGPEWFASFGRKNNSGTKLFCVSGHVNKPCTVEEEMSIPLKELIERHCGGVRGGWDNLLAVIPGGSSVPLLPKHICDDVLMDYDALKAVTSGLGTAAVIVMDKSTDVVDAIARLSYFYKHESCGQCTPCREGTGWLWMIMERLKVGNAKLEEIDMLQEVTKQIEGHTICALGDAAAWPVQGLIRHFRPELERRIKERAERELLEAAA comes from the exons ATG GCACCCATTAGGggtattttttctttgcaaagaaCAGCTTTGGTGCGTCAAAGTGAGAGGTTGGGAGTTGGCTTCAGGTCATTCAGTACCCAAGCTCCAACAAATGCTGGTGCTCCTCAGCCTCCGCCACCTCCCCCACCTCCGGAGAAAACTCATTTTGGAGGCCTCAAAGATGAGGACCGAATTTTTACTAACGTGTACGGATTGCATGACCCTTTCCTCAAAGGTGCCATGAAACGGGGTGACTGGTATAGAACTAAGGACTTGGTGCTCAAAGGTACTGACTGGATTGTTAATGAAGTTAAGAAATCTGGCCTCCGAGGACGCGGTGGTGCTGGTTTCCCATCTGGTCTCAAATGGTCATTTATGCCAAAAACATCTGATGGTCGCCCTTCCTATCTTGTCGTCAATGCTGATGAAAGTGAACCTGGAACCTGCAAAGACAGGGAAATCATGCGGCATGATCCACACAAGCTCTTAGAGGGATGCTTGATTGCTGGGGTAGGAATGAGAGCTTCTGCTGCATATATCTACATTAGGGGTGAATATGTGAATGAACGAATAAATCTGGAAAGAGCCAGAAAAGAAGCTTATGAAGCTGGGCTGTTGGGCAAGAATGCATGTGGATCtggttatgattttgatgtccATATCCACTACGGTGCTGGTGCTTATATTTGTGGTGAAGAGACAGCGCTTTTGGAAAGCCTTGAAGGAAAACAAGGGAAACCAAGATTGAAGCCTCCTTTCCCAGCTAATTCTGGGCTGTATGGCTGCCCCACCACTGTTACAAATGTGGAAACAGTGGCTGTCTCTCCCACCATTTTAAGGCGTGGTCCAGAGTGGTTTGCAAGTTTTGGCCGAAAGAACAACTCTGGGACTAAATTATTTTGTGTGTCAGGTCATGTGAACAAGCCTTGCACAGTTGAAGAGGAGATGAGCATACCACTGAAGGAGTTAATAGAGAGGCACTGTGGAGGTGTTCGAGGTGGATGGGACAATTTACTTGCTGTGATACCAGGGGGTTCTTCTGTCCCACTGCTTCCCAAGCACATATGTGATGACGTGCTTATGGATTATGATGCACTTAAAGCTGTCACATCAGGATTAGGGACTGCAGCGGTGATTGTGATGGATAAATCTACTGATGTCGTGGATGCAATTGCAAGGCTGTCTTACTTCTACAAGCACGAGAGCTGTGGACAGTGCACCCCATGCAGGGAGGGAACAGGATGGCTTTGGATGATCATGGAAAGGTTGAAGGTTGGGAATGCAAAGTTGGAAGAGATAGATATGCTTCAGGAGGTGACCAAACAGATTGAAGGCCACACCATCTGTGCATTGGGTGATGCTGCAGCTTGGCCTGTACAGGGTCTTATAAGGCATTTTAGGCCAGAGCTTGAGAGAAGGATTAAGGAGCGTGCAGAAAGGGAATTGCTGGAGGCTGCTGCTTAA
- the LOC7460027 gene encoding GDP-mannose transporter GONST3, whose amino-acid sequence MSADMENPKAEEEQKGTGSASPANETPATWYSGLLKQTSIYGIAAGYCISASLLSIINKWAIMKFPYPGALTALQYFTSAAGVLVCGWCKVLEHDSLDLLTMWRFLPAAIMFYLSLFTNSELLLHANVDTFIVFRSLVPIFVAIGETLFLHQPWPSLKTWLSLSTIFGGSVLYVLTDYQFTVMAYSWALAYLVSMTIDFVYIKHVVMTIGLNTWGLVVYNNLEALLLFPLELLIMGELKKIKHEISDESDWHSFAVVLPVGLSCLFGLAISFFGFSCRRAISATGYTVLGVVNKLLTVVINLVIWDKHSTFVGTVGLLICMLGGIMYQQSTSKPKAVPEVKAEQTDEEQQKLLEMQSNNNEKEVTQSNQGK is encoded by the coding sequence ATGTCTGCTGACATGGAGAACCCTAAAGCTGAAGAGGAACAGAAAGGTACAGGATCCGCCTCTCCTGCTAATGAAACCCCGGCAACCTGGTATAGTGGCTTACTCAAGCAAACATCCATCTATGGCATAGCTGCTGGATATTGCATCTCAGCATCCCTGCTCTCCATCATCAACAAGTGGGCCATCATGAAATTCCCTTATCCTGGGGCACTAACTGCATTGCAGTATTTCACTAGCGCTGCAGGTGTACTTGTCTGTGGGTGGTGCAAGGTTTTAGAGCATGATTCGCTCGACCTTTTGACCATGTGGCGGTTCCTACCTGCAGCCATTATGTTCTACCTGTCACTCTTTACAAACAGTGAGCTCTTATTGCATGCTAATGTTGATACCTTCATTGTCTTCCGTTCGTTAGTCCCCATCTTTGTTGCAATAGGAGAGACCTTGTTCCTACACCAGCCATGGCCATCATTGAAGACATGGTTGTCTCTTTCTACCATCTTTGGTGGAAGTGTGCTATATGTGCTAACAGATTATCAGTTTACAGTTATGGCTTACAGCTGGGCTCTAGCTTACTTGGTAAGCATGACTATAGATTTTGTCTATATCAAGCATGTTGTTATGACCATTGGTTTAAATACATGGGGTCTCGTGGTGTACAACAATCTTGAGGCCCTCCTACTCTTTCCGCTAGAATTGCTTATAATGGGGGAGCTTAAGAAGATAAAGCATGAAATTTCAGATGAGTCGGATTGGCACTCATTTGCTGTGGTTTTGCCAGTTGGTTTGTCTTGTTTGTTTGGTTTAGCCATCTCTTTCTTTGGGTTTTCTTGCCGGAGAGCAATCTCTGCTACAGGATATACAGTTCTTGGTGTGGTGAACAAGTTGTTGACAGTTGTAATCAATCTGGTTATTTGGGACAAGCATTCAACATTCGTTGGGACAGTGGGACTTCTTATTTGTATGCTAGGTGGCATCATGTATCAACAGTCCACAAGCAAGCCTAAGGCTGTGCCTGAAGTAAAAGCAGAGCAAACCGATGAAGAACAACAGAAGCTACTAGAAATGCAAAGCAACAATAATGAGAAGGAAGTTACCCAGTCAAATCAGGGGAAATGA